The following proteins are co-located in the Deltaproteobacteria bacterium genome:
- a CDS encoding GntR family transcriptional regulator, whose amino-acid sequence MPYPLKKSKTKVRVPENLSARVYNQIKSLILCNEVMPGQKLHHQELSERLGVSRTPVREALTRLVQEGYVSFLPNRGFTCKEIRLQEAEELYELREALEAFAVEKAIANLTEPSLSQLRMKMTSYGKDIEKRFTRERLVYDQDVHLEIAALAGNQTLKSSLAHVFERIVLKRRTDGLYDPARGVAAHQEHLRLLAAIEQRDVDRAVRIAREHIQRGKHNVLADLKQRQEIRELRRFDSENNGKFN is encoded by the coding sequence ATGCCGTACCCCTTGAAGAAGTCAAAGACAAAAGTTCGGGTGCCGGAGAATCTCTCGGCGCGCGTTTACAATCAGATCAAGAGCCTGATCCTGTGCAACGAAGTGATGCCTGGTCAAAAACTTCATCATCAAGAGCTTAGCGAACGGCTCGGCGTCAGTCGTACGCCCGTACGCGAAGCGCTGACTCGCCTCGTGCAAGAAGGCTACGTCTCATTCCTTCCAAACCGTGGTTTTACGTGCAAAGAAATTCGTTTGCAAGAGGCCGAAGAGCTCTACGAGCTGCGTGAAGCGCTGGAGGCGTTCGCGGTCGAAAAAGCGATTGCCAACCTAACCGAGCCGAGTCTCAGTCAGCTGCGCATGAAGATGACCTCCTACGGCAAAGACATTGAAAAGCGCTTCACTCGCGAACGCTTGGTCTACGATCAAGACGTCCATTTGGAGATCGCCGCGCTCGCGGGCAACCAAACTCTCAAGAGTTCGTTGGCCCATGTTTTCGAGCGCATCGTGCTCAAACGGCGCACCGACGGGCTCTACGATCCGGCGCGCGGCGTCGCCGCCCATCAAGAACATTTGCGGCTCTTGGCGGCGATCGAGCAGAGGGACGTCGATCGTGCGGTGCGCATCGCGCGCGAGCATATTCAACGGGGCAAGCACAACGTGCTCGCCGATTTGAAACAGCGCCAGGAGATTCGTGAGCTAAGAAGATTTGACAGCGAGAACAACGGAAAATTTAACTAG